The following proteins come from a genomic window of Acetivibrio cellulolyticus CD2:
- a CDS encoding RNA polymerase sigma factor SigX, protein MHKKEPESVPEDFNTSYEKYYAVVFRHCAYLTGDVQSAEDIAQETFIKLYNSPPDHGNTGAWLSKVATNLAYNYIRDQKTRRSKEPVAEEHDENNVISIEEIAIKDSEVRLTRKILNLLNHRDRLCLLLKFSGYKYNEIAEIAGIEKVSVGKILSRAQEKFKELYLKEAKTL, encoded by the coding sequence ATACACAAAAAGGAGCCTGAAAGTGTTCCTGAAGACTTCAATACTTCCTATGAGAAGTATTATGCAGTAGTTTTCAGACATTGCGCGTATCTTACCGGAGATGTCCAGTCAGCAGAGGATATAGCCCAGGAAACCTTTATAAAGCTTTATAATTCTCCCCCGGACCATGGTAATACAGGAGCCTGGCTTTCAAAAGTGGCAACCAACCTTGCTTACAATTATATTAGAGACCAGAAGACAAGGCGGAGTAAAGAGCCGGTAGCTGAGGAGCATGACGAAAATAATGTGATATCTATCGAGGAAATAGCAATTAAGGACTCGGAGGTTAGGCTGACAAGAAAAATATTAAACCTCCTCAATCACCGCGATAGGCTTTGCCTTCTGCTTAAGTTTTCAGGATATAAGTACAACGAAATTGCAGAAATAGCAGGCATAGAAAAGGTCTCTGTCGGAAAAATCCTTTCAAGGGCTCAGGAAAAATTCAAGGAATTGTATTTAAAGGAGGCAAAAACTTTATGA